TTAAGAGGAAAGGGGTATCTGTAATTTACATCTCACACAAAATGGATGAAATTTTCCGGATCGCAGATACGGTAACCATTTTAAGGGACGGGAAATATGTCACCAGCAAGCCAGCCTCGGAACTCAGTCATCACACCCTGATCGCTATGATGGTGGGACGGGAGATTACCCAGCTTTTCCCGGAGACTCCCACCGATACGGGTAAAGAAGTACTATCTGTAAGAGAACTTTCAAAAAGAAATCATTTTCAAAATATCAGTTTCCAGGTTCAGGCGGGTGAAATACTGGGAATAGCAGGTTTGATGGGCGCAGGAAGGACCGAAATTGCACGCGTAATTTATGGGCTCGACCGTCCCGACAGCGGAAGTATATACCTGCAAGGTGAGCCCGTCACAATAAAGTCCCCCGCACATGCCATTTTAAAAGGGATCGGCTACGTAAGCGAAGATAGGAAGGTGCTTGGGTTTGTACCGGCGATGTCTGTCAAAGATAATATTACGTTATCCAGTCTTAAGAAGCATAAAAAGGGCCTGTTCATCAATACAAAAAGTGAGGCTGCACTGTCGGAAAGTATGGTTTCAGATCTTAGAATAAAGACTGAAGGTATTAACAAGAAGGTAAAAGATCTGAGCGGAGGTAACCAGCAAAAGGTTGTAATAGCTAAAGTGTTACAATGTGATCCACAGTTGATTATTCTTGATGAACCAACACGCGGCGTGGATATAGGTGCTAAATTTGAGATATATAAACTGATCAATAGTCTTAAAAGGGAAGGGAAAGCCATTATTATGATATCTTCCGAACTACCGGAAATTTTAGGGATGAGTGACAGAATCCTGGTTCTTTCCAAAGGGAAGCAAACAGCCCTGCTCGCAAGGGAAGAGGCATCCGAAGAGTTAATTATGCAACACGCGGTTCAGTAGCTGCATACCAGTTATCCGTTTCCGTAGAATTGAATTCACCATTACAAAATATTCCGGATACAGTGGAAACAAACATGGTTAAAAGGTTCAGTAAATCAGGGCAATACGGGATTTTTCTTGCGTTCGTGATTCTCTGTGTGGTACTTGCTTTCAGTACGCCAAGATTTTTTACGGTACCTAATCTGATGATCATCGGTACGCAGGTTTCCATCAATGCCTTGCTTGCTTTTGGGGTAACTTTTGTGATTATCACCGGGGGTATAGACCTTTCTCTGGGCTCCATGGTGGCCGTAACCGGGGTGGTAGCTGCAATGTTTGCCCATCCGGACGATTACCCTGTGATCGTTCCCATTCTTGTTGGATTAGCGGCAGGGACAGCTACCGGGGCCTTTAACGGGATTGTTATCACCAAAAGTAAAGTGCCCCCGTTTATTGTCACACTCGGCACCATGACCATCGGCCGGGGACTAGCCCTGATCTTGAGTAAAGGGAGGCCTATCTCAAACCTGTCCGATTCATTTAATTTTATAGGCGGCGGGAATGTCGCTGGGATTCCCTTCCCGATCATCATTTTAATCCTTGCCTTTCTGATTTGTTCCGTCATACTTAACAAAACTATTTTGGGACGGTATATGTATGCCGTGGGCGGTAATGAACAGGCAGCGAGAGCTTCCGGGATTAACATCAGTGCGGTAAAAATCTGGGTTTATACCCTTAGCGGACTGTTATCCGCAATGGCGGGCATATTGCTCACTTCCCGGATTACCACCGGACAGCCCAATGCGGGTGCGGGATTCGAACTGGATGCCATTGCAGCCGCCATTATCGGAGGAACAAGTACTTCGGGAGGTACAGGAACCATGGCCGGAACCCTGATTGGCGCCCTTCTCATTGGAGTAATCAGTAACAGTCTGGATCTGCTGAATGTAACTTCCTATTATCAGCAGGTAATAATGGGAGTGATCATCATTGCTGCGGTAGTCCTGGATGGTTTTGGAAAGAAAAACTAAATACTTTTAGTGAAAAACAAGGATAGTTCTATACCTCTAATCACTGGGTTTTAAGATGTTGTTTACAGGTGTTGTAGTATTACTTCGTTATTTCGTATAAATAAAACGCTCTCATGGTTTTCCAGTATAAAAGGCTTGTTTTCGTTTAATTTCTTTCAGATATTCGATACCGGATTCGCACCTCAGAGTATCTAAAATCGACAAATGAATGGGAAATGAACCGAAGCCTGAGAACGAAGCAAGGGTGCAGATACAGGCTTCATTGGATGGTTTAAATGTTTTGGCACATGATGTAAAAAATTACTACGCACGGCTTATCAGGCAAAATAATGAAGTACCTTATATGATTGAACAGCTGAGCAGAGATATTCATAATCTGGAACAGCACGTTGGCCGTTTTGAACAAAATGTAAGTTTGTTAAGTAAGAACGGTTGATAAAATTCTTCATTTCCATGAGTTCTTTTGTCTGCGGCGGGTACTTAAAATATTAGTACGAATTCTATCTCATGTCTTCACACCATATCGTAAAGGAAAAACAGGAGCCAGCTCTCATTATTGCCAACGGAGAATCCTGCAGTGAAGAACTATTGGGCCAGTTGCTGGAATGGAGCCCGTTCATAGTGGTGCTGGACCACGCTATCTATCGTGTTCTGGAACTGGGGATCAAAATTGATGTCTGGATGGGCGATTTTGATCATAACCATGATTTTGATCAGATCCGCCAGAGCCAGTATCCGTTGGAAATCATATCTACACCTGACCAGGACAAGACGGATCTCGAAAAAGCAATCGATTTTTTAATCATGCGAGGATTCCCTGCTGCCAATATCATTTGGGCTACGGGAAGGAGGGCAGACCATTCCATCAGTAATATTACCAATCTGGTCCGATATAAGCATACGATCCGGCTGGTGATGCTGGACGACTACTCCAAAATTTTCCCTTTACGTGGTGTTTTTGAAAAATGGTATGTGGCAGGTACCCCCATTTCACTTATTCCTGTCGGGGTGGTGAATGGCATTCATACCAGTGGCCTGAAATATAATCTTAATAACGAAACCCTGTCGCTGGGTTACCGGACCGGCAACAGCAATGAAACGGAAGCGGATGGTATGGTCAGGATATCAGCCAGTGAGGGAGACCTGATTATCATGGAGTGCTGGGATTAGAGTTGCTTAGATTCAACATAAAAATTCCTGTCCACCACAAGTTTTTTAATCCCTTTAGTTTTAAGAGTTTTTAATTTCGCAGTGGGGTAAAGCCATTGTTCCTCGTTGCCTATTTTTACTTTCAGAGGCATATCAAATCCTTTTACAACGTTGGTCCAGCGATATTGAATGCCGCCATTGTCAATGGAATATTGAAAAACCGGTATCCTGGTGTCTCTCAGATACTGGTCAAAAACTTTGGACAGGGTTTTCCCGCCCTGTTCTGTAATGTAATTTTCAATCTGCGAGCCATCCACGGTCTGGTGATAAAAGGCCTGGTTAAGCCCGCGCAGGATCTGTCGCCATTTTTCGTCATCGTTAATGATCTGACGAATGGTATGCAACATATTTCCTCCCTTATAATACATATCCCTGGATCCCTCCTGGTTGACCCCGTAGGTACCCACAATGGGTATATCATTGGATATGA
This portion of the Dyadobacter sp. CECT 9275 genome encodes:
- a CDS encoding ABC transporter permease, coding for MVKRFSKSGQYGIFLAFVILCVVLAFSTPRFFTVPNLMIIGTQVSINALLAFGVTFVIITGGIDLSLGSMVAVTGVVAAMFAHPDDYPVIVPILVGLAAGTATGAFNGIVITKSKVPPFIVTLGTMTIGRGLALILSKGRPISNLSDSFNFIGGGNVAGIPFPIIILILAFLICSVILNKTILGRYMYAVGGNEQAARASGINISAVKIWVYTLSGLLSAMAGILLTSRITTGQPNAGAGFELDAIAAAIIGGTSTSGGTGTMAGTLIGALLIGVISNSLDLLNVTSYYQQVIMGVIIIAAVVLDGFGKKN
- a CDS encoding thiamine diphosphokinase, producing the protein MSSHHIVKEKQEPALIIANGESCSEELLGQLLEWSPFIVVLDHAIYRVLELGIKIDVWMGDFDHNHDFDQIRQSQYPLEIISTPDQDKTDLEKAIDFLIMRGFPAANIIWATGRRADHSISNITNLVRYKHTIRLVMLDDYSKIFPLRGVFEKWYVAGTPISLIPVGVVNGIHTSGLKYNLNNETLSLGYRTGNSNETEADGMVRISASEGDLIIMECWD
- a CDS encoding sugar ABC transporter ATP-binding protein, which translates into the protein MPDYILQITHLSKSFSGTKALDDVRLDLKRGEVHALMGENGAGKSTFMKILIGMLKPDSGSIILDGEELKNNNVNDILKKGISMIHQELLAVPELTVAQNIFLGREKQMPGSIFGWLHDGVMNARAGELLRNLELDISPSAKMKYLSVAETQMVEIAKAVSNKAKVIIMDEPTSAISDKEVASLFRIIADLKRKGVSVIYISHKMDEIFRIADTVTILRDGKYVTSKPASELSHHTLIAMMVGREITQLFPETPTDTGKEVLSVRELSKRNHFQNISFQVQAGEILGIAGLMGAGRTEIARVIYGLDRPDSGSIYLQGEPVTIKSPAHAILKGIGYVSEDRKVLGFVPAMSVKDNITLSSLKKHKKGLFINTKSEAALSESMVSDLRIKTEGINKKVKDLSGGNQQKVVIAKVLQCDPQLIILDEPTRGVDIGAKFEIYKLINSLKREGKAIIMISSELPEILGMSDRILVLSKGKQTALLAREEASEELIMQHAVQ